Proteins co-encoded in one Gossypium arboreum isolate Shixiya-1 chromosome 11, ASM2569848v2, whole genome shotgun sequence genomic window:
- the LOC108471157 gene encoding cellulose synthase-like protein E1 isoform X1, translating into MAKKEYVPLFETRKVKGRILFRCVAASIFLGICFIIMYRIRYFPVGGKAERWTWIGLFLSELWFSFYWLLTTVCRWNAVIRIPFIHRLSQRFGKELPGIDIFVCTADPLIEPPSLVVNTVLSMMAYDYPPEKLSVYLSDDGGSNLTFYAMLEAANFSKTWLPFCKKFQVESTSPEAYFRTASELVNVQEWLSVKKLYEDMKMRIETTIKLNQIPEYIQKQHKGFREWDFVLSKHDHQSILQILIDGRGTNAADIEGNPLPTLVYLAREKRPQYHHHFKAGSMNALIRVSSKITNAPIILNVDCDMYSNNSKTIKSSLCIFMDEEKGDEIGYVQFPQCFFNLTKNEIYGSSLRVMLQLEVLGFDANGGPSYMGSGCFHRRETLCGKKYEKNYKVDWKKINDKKVNESASFLEETCKVLASCTFEHNTPWGKEMGLKYGTPVEDVVTGMSIQCNGWKSIYLNPEREGFLGVAPITLLQNLVQHKRWVEGVLQLFFSRYCPLLYGHRKIPLKLQLIYSTHHLWAANCLATWYIVVVPCLCLLKGISLFPKISSPWVLPFVYVTFVHRAYSLAEFLWCGGTFRGWCNDQRMWLIKRTTSYLFAFFETILKLLGYSQLNFVVTAKVADEDVSKRYDQELIEFGAASPMFDILATLAMLNLFGSLGAIKKATVDADQDSKVLDQFGLQILLCLVLVTINLPVYQALLFRKDNGKMPTSVMYKSIVFALLACMLAMY; encoded by the exons ATGGCAAAAAAAGAATATGTCCCCCTGTTCGAAACGAGGAAAGTTAAGGGACGAATACTGTTCAGGTGCGTTGCAGCTTCAATCTTTCTTGGCATCTGCTTCATTATCATGTATAGAATAAGATATTTCCCAGTTGGAGGAAAAGCTGAGAGGTGGACTTGGATTGGTTTGTTTCTTTCTGAGCTATGGTTCTCGTTTTATTGGCTTCTCACCACTGTTTGTAGATGGAACGCTGTCATCCGTATTCCATTCATACACAGGCTCTCTCAAAG GTTCGGAAAAGAACTACCGGGCATCGACATATTTGTGTGCACGGCAGACCCGTTGATAGAGCCACCGAGCCTGGTGGTGAATACAGTTCTATCAATGATGGCATATGATTATCCACCTGAGAAGTTAAGCGTATATCTATCAGATGACGGGGGATCGAATTTAACGTTTTATGCCATGTTAGAGGCTGcaaatttctcaaagacatggcTGCCTTTCTGCAAGAAGTTCCAAGTTGAATCAACGTCTCCTGAGGCTTACTTTAGGACAGCTTCTGAACTAGTCAATGTCCAAGAGTGGCTTTCTGTCAag AAATTATATGAGGACATGAAAATGAGGATTGAAACCACCATAAAATTGAACCAAATTCCAGAATACATTCAGAAACAACACAAAGGATTTCGTGAATGGGACTTTGTTTTAAGCAAACATGATCATCAGAGCATCCTTCAA ATACTAATAGATGGAAGAGGCACCAATGCTGCGGATATTGAAGGAAACCCTTTGCCAACTCTAGTGTATTTGGCAAGAGAGAAAAGACCCCAATATCACCACCATTTCAAAGCTGGTTCCATGAATGCTCTT ATCAGGGTATCATCAAAGATAACCAATGCTCCAATTATTTTGAATGTGGATTGCGACATGTATTCCAACAATTCAAAAACAATCAAATCTTCTTTGTGCATTTTCATGGATGAAGAGAAAGGAGATGAAATTGGTTATGTACAGTTCCCTCAATGTTTCTTTAATCTCaccaaaaatgaaatttatggtagcTCTTTACGAGTAATGCTACAA CTGGAGGTTCTAGGATTTGACGCAAATGGAGGACCAAGCTACATGGGCTCAGGATGCTTCCACAGGAGAGAGACTCTTTGCGGGAAGAAATATGAGAAAAACTATAAGGTTGATTGGAAGAAAATAAATGATAAGAAGGTTAATGAAAGTGCAAGCTTCCTTGAAGAAACATGCAAAGTTCTTGCAAGTTGTACTTTTGAACACAACACACCATGGGGGAAAGAG ATGGGTTTAAAGTATGGAACTCCTGTGGAAGATGTAGTTACAGGGATGAGTATACAATGTAATGGATGGAAATCCATATACTTAAACCCTGAAAGAGAAGGCTTCTTAGGAGTTGCACCAATAACATTATTGCAGAACCTGGTACAACATAAGAGGTGGGTGGAAGGTGTACTTCAATTGTTCTTTTCAAGATACTGCCCCTTATTGTATGGACATAGAAAGATCCCTCTTAAACTTCAACTTATTTACTCAACTCACCACTTGTGGGCTGCAAACTGCTTGGCTACATGGTATATTGTTGTTGTCCCGTGTCTTTGCTTACTTAAAGGCATCTCATTGTTTCCTAAG ATATCAAGCCCCTGGGTGCTCCCATTTGTATATGTTACCTTTGTACACCGTGCCTATAGCCTTGCTGAATTTCTATGGTGCGGAGGCACATTCCGAGGTTGGTGCAATGATCAACGGATGTGGTTGATCAAGAGAACAACTTCATACTTATTTGCCTTCTTCGAAACCATCTTGAAGCTATTAGGGTATTCACAGCTAAACTTTGTTGTTACTGCTAAAGTAGCTGATGAAGACGTCTCAAAAAGATATGATCAAGAGCTGATTGAGTTTGGTGCTGCTTCACCAATGTTTGATATTTTAGCCACACTTGCAATGTTGAATCTGTTTGGTAGCTTAGGGGCAATCAAGAAGGCCACCGTGGATGCAGATCAGGACTCCAAGGTTTTGGACCAATTTGGGTTGCAAATTCTGCTCTGCTTGGTTTTGGTTACCATAAACTTGCCAGTATACCAAGCACTCCTTTTTCGAAAAGACAATGGCAAGATGCCTACTTCAGTTATGTACAAGTCAATTGTTTTTGCCTTGCTAGCCTGTATGCTAGCCATGTATTGA
- the LOC108471157 gene encoding cellulose synthase-like protein E1 isoform X2, translating to MAKKEYVPLFETRKVKGRILFRWNAVIRIPFIHRLSQRFGKELPGIDIFVCTADPLIEPPSLVVNTVLSMMAYDYPPEKLSVYLSDDGGSNLTFYAMLEAANFSKTWLPFCKKFQVESTSPEAYFRTASELVNVQEWLSVKKLYEDMKMRIETTIKLNQIPEYIQKQHKGFREWDFVLSKHDHQSILQILIDGRGTNAADIEGNPLPTLVYLAREKRPQYHHHFKAGSMNALIRVSSKITNAPIILNVDCDMYSNNSKTIKSSLCIFMDEEKGDEIGYVQFPQCFFNLTKNEIYGSSLRVMLQLEVLGFDANGGPSYMGSGCFHRRETLCGKKYEKNYKVDWKKINDKKVNESASFLEETCKVLASCTFEHNTPWGKEMGLKYGTPVEDVVTGMSIQCNGWKSIYLNPEREGFLGVAPITLLQNLVQHKRWVEGVLQLFFSRYCPLLYGHRKIPLKLQLIYSTHHLWAANCLATWYIVVVPCLCLLKGISLFPKISSPWVLPFVYVTFVHRAYSLAEFLWCGGTFRGWCNDQRMWLIKRTTSYLFAFFETILKLLGYSQLNFVVTAKVADEDVSKRYDQELIEFGAASPMFDILATLAMLNLFGSLGAIKKATVDADQDSKVLDQFGLQILLCLVLVTINLPVYQALLFRKDNGKMPTSVMYKSIVFALLACMLAMY from the exons ATGGCAAAAAAAGAATATGTCCCCCTGTTCGAAACGAGGAAAGTTAAGGGACGAATACTGTTCAG ATGGAACGCTGTCATCCGTATTCCATTCATACACAGGCTCTCTCAAAG GTTCGGAAAAGAACTACCGGGCATCGACATATTTGTGTGCACGGCAGACCCGTTGATAGAGCCACCGAGCCTGGTGGTGAATACAGTTCTATCAATGATGGCATATGATTATCCACCTGAGAAGTTAAGCGTATATCTATCAGATGACGGGGGATCGAATTTAACGTTTTATGCCATGTTAGAGGCTGcaaatttctcaaagacatggcTGCCTTTCTGCAAGAAGTTCCAAGTTGAATCAACGTCTCCTGAGGCTTACTTTAGGACAGCTTCTGAACTAGTCAATGTCCAAGAGTGGCTTTCTGTCAag AAATTATATGAGGACATGAAAATGAGGATTGAAACCACCATAAAATTGAACCAAATTCCAGAATACATTCAGAAACAACACAAAGGATTTCGTGAATGGGACTTTGTTTTAAGCAAACATGATCATCAGAGCATCCTTCAA ATACTAATAGATGGAAGAGGCACCAATGCTGCGGATATTGAAGGAAACCCTTTGCCAACTCTAGTGTATTTGGCAAGAGAGAAAAGACCCCAATATCACCACCATTTCAAAGCTGGTTCCATGAATGCTCTT ATCAGGGTATCATCAAAGATAACCAATGCTCCAATTATTTTGAATGTGGATTGCGACATGTATTCCAACAATTCAAAAACAATCAAATCTTCTTTGTGCATTTTCATGGATGAAGAGAAAGGAGATGAAATTGGTTATGTACAGTTCCCTCAATGTTTCTTTAATCTCaccaaaaatgaaatttatggtagcTCTTTACGAGTAATGCTACAA CTGGAGGTTCTAGGATTTGACGCAAATGGAGGACCAAGCTACATGGGCTCAGGATGCTTCCACAGGAGAGAGACTCTTTGCGGGAAGAAATATGAGAAAAACTATAAGGTTGATTGGAAGAAAATAAATGATAAGAAGGTTAATGAAAGTGCAAGCTTCCTTGAAGAAACATGCAAAGTTCTTGCAAGTTGTACTTTTGAACACAACACACCATGGGGGAAAGAG ATGGGTTTAAAGTATGGAACTCCTGTGGAAGATGTAGTTACAGGGATGAGTATACAATGTAATGGATGGAAATCCATATACTTAAACCCTGAAAGAGAAGGCTTCTTAGGAGTTGCACCAATAACATTATTGCAGAACCTGGTACAACATAAGAGGTGGGTGGAAGGTGTACTTCAATTGTTCTTTTCAAGATACTGCCCCTTATTGTATGGACATAGAAAGATCCCTCTTAAACTTCAACTTATTTACTCAACTCACCACTTGTGGGCTGCAAACTGCTTGGCTACATGGTATATTGTTGTTGTCCCGTGTCTTTGCTTACTTAAAGGCATCTCATTGTTTCCTAAG ATATCAAGCCCCTGGGTGCTCCCATTTGTATATGTTACCTTTGTACACCGTGCCTATAGCCTTGCTGAATTTCTATGGTGCGGAGGCACATTCCGAGGTTGGTGCAATGATCAACGGATGTGGTTGATCAAGAGAACAACTTCATACTTATTTGCCTTCTTCGAAACCATCTTGAAGCTATTAGGGTATTCACAGCTAAACTTTGTTGTTACTGCTAAAGTAGCTGATGAAGACGTCTCAAAAAGATATGATCAAGAGCTGATTGAGTTTGGTGCTGCTTCACCAATGTTTGATATTTTAGCCACACTTGCAATGTTGAATCTGTTTGGTAGCTTAGGGGCAATCAAGAAGGCCACCGTGGATGCAGATCAGGACTCCAAGGTTTTGGACCAATTTGGGTTGCAAATTCTGCTCTGCTTGGTTTTGGTTACCATAAACTTGCCAGTATACCAAGCACTCCTTTTTCGAAAAGACAATGGCAAGATGCCTACTTCAGTTATGTACAAGTCAATTGTTTTTGCCTTGCTAGCCTGTATGCTAGCCATGTATTGA